In the Urocitellus parryii isolate mUroPar1 chromosome 10, mUroPar1.hap1, whole genome shotgun sequence genome, one interval contains:
- the Mepe gene encoding matrix extracellular phosphoglycoprotein isoform X1: MQGVYVGLLLFSVTWAASTFPLQTVKPRQGCVEEHRRTYKGHHEKYGYYIFKDVNTSSGKENQTNRKQEEKSKDNIALHHFEKRRNQEPSSNEIIIQEREKDVSFFETNGNNQSDKCTTPSANRQNEGYSIRNIGKARDGLTMSMFPESTGNKGVEDGDDDISNLHDQEEYGVALIRSNIPHGVRPATVTVTELWGEENKEHKPRNVLSKIPSSVNYAKAHSEDKRNHQRDPQAQKSPVKSKYARHIHIRRNTQYLKQLSRARKIPSDFEGSGYTDLQERGDNDIFPFSGDGQPSKGIPSKGGALSPDPESTGVQTGLPGPREAATINPDTRRADYNEIPEGEESDGNAIGDKRQTGKGAGTADVSLVEGSNDITGTTNFKELPGKEGNRVDAGSQNAHQGKVEFHHPHVPSKERSKEGSSDTMESAYYNEIPKNGRGSSRKGTELSNRNRVTANGKQRFSSQGKGQGLLVPSQGLDNDIKNEVGPHNGPGNEGNTIMQSRKGHYVPHGRNDSTWNKSMSQRKDSWYYRKPHSSRNFSPPRRDDSSESDSGSSSESDGD, encoded by the exons ATGCAAGGTGTCTATGTGGGACTGCTGCTTTTTAGTGTGACCTGGGCAGCATCA ACGTTTCCACTACAGACTGTGAAACCTCGGCAAGGCTGTGTGGAAGAACACAGG AGAACATACAAGGGCCACCATGAAAAATATGggtattatatttttaaggatGTTAATACATCATCTGGGAAGGAAAATCAAACCAACAGAAAG caggaagaaaaaagcaaagacaaCATTGCTCTTCATCattttgaaaagagaagaaatcaagaacCATCCTCTAATGAAATCATTatccaagaaagagagaaagatgtgtCCTTTTTTGAAACCAATGGAAATAACCAAAGTGATAAATGCACAACTCCTTCTGCAAATAGACAGAATGAAGGCTATAGTATTCGTAACATAGGAAAAGCTCGGGATGGCCTAACGATGTCCATGTTTCCTGAATCCACTGGGAATAAAGGGGTTGAGGATGGAGATGATGACATCAGCAACCTGCACGACCAAGAAGAATATGGTGTGGCTCTCATCAGAAGTAATATACCACATGGGGTGAGGCCAGCGACTGTGACTGTGACTGAGCTGTggggagaagaaaacaaagagcaCAAACCCAGGAATGTTCTAAGCAAAATTCCATCAAGTGTCAACTATGCCAAAGCCCACTCAGAAGATAAAAGGAATCATCAACGAGATCCCCAAGCCCAGAAGAGCCCAGTAAAAAGCAAATACGCTCGACACATCCACATCCGACGCAACACTCAGTACCTGAAACAGCTCTCCCGAGCCCGGAAAATCCCCAGTGATTTCGAAGGCAGTGGTTACACAGATCTTCAGGAGAGAGGGGACAATGATATCTTTCCTTTCAGTGGGGACGGTCAGCCTTCTAAGGGCATTCCTAGCAAAGGAGGAGCTCTCAGTCCTGACCCAGAAAGTACAGGTGTTCAAACAGGACTTCCAGGCCCACGTGAAGCTGCGACTATTAACCCTGACACAAGGCGGGCAGATTATAATGAGATCCCAGAGGGAGAAGAAAGTGATGGCAACGCCATTGGAGACAAGCGTCAAACAGGGAAAGGGGCAGGGACTGCTGACGTCAGCCTGGTGGAGGGCAGCAATGACATCACAGGCACCACCAATTTTAAGGAACTCCCTGGAAAGGAAGGGAACAGAGTGGATGCTGGCAGTCAAAACGCTCACCAGGGGAAGGTAGAATTCCATCATCCTCATGTGCCCTCAAAAGAGAGATCAAAAGAAGGCAGCAGCGATACAATGGAAAGTGCCTATTACAACGAAATACCAAAAAATGGCAGAGGTAGCAGTAGAAAAGGTACAGAGCTATCTAACAGGAACCGAGTGACCGCAAATGGGAAACAAAGATTTTCTAGTCAGGGCAAAGGTCAGGGTCTGCTTGTTCCTTCTCAGGGTCTTGATAATGATATCAAAAATGAAGTAGGTCCCCATAATGGCCCTGGTAATGAAGGGAATACAATAATGCAGAGCAGAAAAGGCCATTATGTACCCCATGGACGAAATGATTCTACATGGAATAAGAGTATGTCACAAAGGAAAGACTCCTGGTATTACAGAAAACCCCATTCCAGTAGGAACTTTAGCCCCCCTAGAAGGGACGACAGTAGTGAATCTGACAGTGGCAGTTCAAGTGAGAGTGATGGTGACTAG
- the Mepe gene encoding matrix extracellular phosphoglycoprotein isoform X2: MSMFPESTGNKGVEDGDDDISNLHDQEEYGVALIRSNIPHGVRPATVTVTELWGEENKEHKPRNVLSKIPSSVNYAKAHSEDKRNHQRDPQAQKSPVKSKYARHIHIRRNTQYLKQLSRARKIPSDFEGSGYTDLQERGDNDIFPFSGDGQPSKGIPSKGGALSPDPESTGVQTGLPGPREAATINPDTRRADYNEIPEGEESDGNAIGDKRQTGKGAGTADVSLVEGSNDITGTTNFKELPGKEGNRVDAGSQNAHQGKVEFHHPHVPSKERSKEGSSDTMESAYYNEIPKNGRGSSRKGTELSNRNRVTANGKQRFSSQGKGQGLLVPSQGLDNDIKNEVGPHNGPGNEGNTIMQSRKGHYVPHGRNDSTWNKSMSQRKDSWYYRKPHSSRNFSPPRRDDSSESDSGSSSESDGD; encoded by the coding sequence ATGTCCATGTTTCCTGAATCCACTGGGAATAAAGGGGTTGAGGATGGAGATGATGACATCAGCAACCTGCACGACCAAGAAGAATATGGTGTGGCTCTCATCAGAAGTAATATACCACATGGGGTGAGGCCAGCGACTGTGACTGTGACTGAGCTGTggggagaagaaaacaaagagcaCAAACCCAGGAATGTTCTAAGCAAAATTCCATCAAGTGTCAACTATGCCAAAGCCCACTCAGAAGATAAAAGGAATCATCAACGAGATCCCCAAGCCCAGAAGAGCCCAGTAAAAAGCAAATACGCTCGACACATCCACATCCGACGCAACACTCAGTACCTGAAACAGCTCTCCCGAGCCCGGAAAATCCCCAGTGATTTCGAAGGCAGTGGTTACACAGATCTTCAGGAGAGAGGGGACAATGATATCTTTCCTTTCAGTGGGGACGGTCAGCCTTCTAAGGGCATTCCTAGCAAAGGAGGAGCTCTCAGTCCTGACCCAGAAAGTACAGGTGTTCAAACAGGACTTCCAGGCCCACGTGAAGCTGCGACTATTAACCCTGACACAAGGCGGGCAGATTATAATGAGATCCCAGAGGGAGAAGAAAGTGATGGCAACGCCATTGGAGACAAGCGTCAAACAGGGAAAGGGGCAGGGACTGCTGACGTCAGCCTGGTGGAGGGCAGCAATGACATCACAGGCACCACCAATTTTAAGGAACTCCCTGGAAAGGAAGGGAACAGAGTGGATGCTGGCAGTCAAAACGCTCACCAGGGGAAGGTAGAATTCCATCATCCTCATGTGCCCTCAAAAGAGAGATCAAAAGAAGGCAGCAGCGATACAATGGAAAGTGCCTATTACAACGAAATACCAAAAAATGGCAGAGGTAGCAGTAGAAAAGGTACAGAGCTATCTAACAGGAACCGAGTGACCGCAAATGGGAAACAAAGATTTTCTAGTCAGGGCAAAGGTCAGGGTCTGCTTGTTCCTTCTCAGGGTCTTGATAATGATATCAAAAATGAAGTAGGTCCCCATAATGGCCCTGGTAATGAAGGGAATACAATAATGCAGAGCAGAAAAGGCCATTATGTACCCCATGGACGAAATGATTCTACATGGAATAAGAGTATGTCACAAAGGAAAGACTCCTGGTATTACAGAAAACCCCATTCCAGTAGGAACTTTAGCCCCCCTAGAAGGGACGACAGTAGTGAATCTGACAGTGGCAGTTCAAGTGAGAGTGATGGTGACTAG